Genomic DNA from Marinobacter sp. ANT_B65:
GTGTCAGAGTTCCCGAAGGCACCAATCCATCTCTGGAAAGTTCTCTGCATGTCAAGGCCAGGTAAGGTTCTTCGCGTTGCGTCGAATTAAACCACATGCTCCACCGCTTGTGCGGGCCCCCGTCAATTCATTTGAGTTTTAACCTTGCGGCCGTACTCCCCAGGCGGTCAACTTAATGCGTTAGCTGCGCCACTAAGGATTCAAGATCCCCAACGGCTAGTTGACATCGTTTACGGCGTGGACTACCAGGGTATCTAATCCTGTTTGCTCCCCACGCTTTCGCACCTCAGTGTCAGTGTTGGTCCAGGTAGCCGCCTTCGCCACTGGTGTTCCTTCCTATATCTACGCATTTCACCGCTACACAGGAAATTCCACTACCCTCTACCACACTCTAGCCGAGCAGTTCGAAGTGCCGTTCCCAGGTTAAGCCCGGGGCTTTCACATCTCGCTTACTCAACCACCTACGCGCGCTTTACGCCCAGTAATTCCGATTAACGCTTGCACCCTCCGTATTACCGCGGCTGCTGGCACGGAGTTAGCCGGTGCTTCTTCTGTGAGTAACGTCAATCCTCCAGAGTATTAATCTGAAAGCCTTCCTCCTCACTGAAAGTGCTTTACAACCCGAAAGCCTTCTTCACACACGCGGCATGGCTGGATCAGGGTTGCCCCCATTGTCCAATATTCCCCACTGCTGCCTCCCGTAGGAGTTCGGGCCGTGTCTCAGTCCCGATGTGGCTGATCATCCTCTCAGACCAGCTACGGATCGTCGCCTTGGTGGGCCATTACCCCACCAACTAGCTAATCCGACTTAGGCTCATCCAATAGCGCAAGGTCCGAAGATCCCCTGCTTTCCCCAAAAGGGCGTATGCGGTATTAATCCGGGTTTCCCCGGGCTATCCCCCACTACTGGGCAGATTCCTAAGCATTACTCACCCGTCCGCCGCTCGACGCCTGGTAGCAAGCTACCATCGTTTCCGCTCGACTTGCATGTGTTAAGCCTGCCGCCAGCGTTCAATCTGAGCCATGATCAAACTCTTCAGTTTAAATCATACAAGAATCCGAAGATTCTTAATTCTTGCTCAAGACAAAACTCAATTTTCGACGAGTCGCTTGCCTTGGTATTTCTTGTCGAAATACTCCAGCCAGCGCCCACACGAATTACTTGGTCAATTTGTTAAAGAGCGTTTGAGCCGTTGCTCAATCAAGGAGGCGTATTCTACTTTCTCTCGCCGCCTTGTCAACCGTTTTTTTCAAGCCGCTTCAGAGTAAGCGTCAGGACGTCATATCCCACCAGTTATAGCCGGCTTTCAGTTGTGGCGCAATAGCTCGTCGATGGCGCTGTTCTTCTGCGCTGGCAACCGGGGCAGTACATCCTTCAGATGATGACCTGCCCCAATCCACACGGCCACCTGCTATCTGAACTCCCCGCAGCTATTGTCGAAACCCCTGCAAGAAGCTCTCGCTTGATCTATAGCAACTGGCATAGCGGGCATTTTCTCCGACCGTGCGGATCAGCAAGCACCGCTCAGATCAGTGCTCCTCGTAATAGTCATTGCCACGAGAAAATTCGATAAATGTACAAGGTACGTCACCGACAGACCATGCATCATGGCCCGGCGGCAACAACATGACGTCATTCTTAGAAAATTCTTCTTCGGCCCCGTCGTCCATAACCACCTTTAAGGTGCCAGACAGAACAAGAGCGACATGAGGCAGAACGCAACTACAAGTACCCGCATAGTCTTTCAAGTCCTCAGACCATTTTGCTCCAACGTCAAAGGTCACTCTGGTGACGGATACGCCATTCAGCTCCACAGTCTCTTTCTTTATCCGACCGTGACTTTCCGCCTGCATATCGTCCAGATTGCCCTTTTGCATTTCAGGGAAGTAAGACATAAGTTAGTTCTCCAGTTTTTACAGATTGAATTTGAGATCAAAGGCACTTTCGTACCCTGGTTGTTTCGCTTACGAGCGCTGCACTACCAACGGTTATAAGCCAGGTATTTTCCGCTCATCGTGATTTGCACACGGTCGCCTTTTTCGCTTTCGATCTTGCCCAATTCCATTTCAAAGTCGATGGCGGACATTATCCCGTCCCCGAACTTCTCGTGAATCAACGCTTTCAAGGTCTCTCCGTAGACGCCAACTATTTCGTAGAGCCGGTAAATACACGGATCGGTAGGAACGTCACGATCCCAATCCTTGGCAGGAGGTGCAACCAGCAACGCTACGGCTTCGCCTCCCAGACCAAGCAGGTCGCATAGTGACTTTGCTTTCTCGACAGGAAAGCTGTTCATGCCCATGCAGGCGGAACACACGAAAACGGGAGACATACCCAAATGCTCTCCAATCGCCTCCCATGACAGTTTTTGTTCTGCCTTTGAAGCCAGAATCTCTGCTTTTAAATTTCTCATGATCTGCTTTAGCCTCGTTGACACAGTACTGATGCGTTTGAGCATCACTCAACTTCGCGTTTAATAGTCAGTCGCTTGCGACCTTCCAATACATCGGTCGGACAATCTTTCGCGGAGTCACGATGTAGTATTCAGATATTGTGCCAACCAACAGATATTATTTTTTATCCATTAAAATCAATATCATAAGCAAATCAAACCAAAGAGCTTCAAGTATTGAAATTTCATAAATTATTATATTTCATAATTAAATTATGATATATCATAATTCCATGCTTGCAGATTGGATAAAGTGAATGCCAATGGCTCAAACACCTGATACCGGCCTCTGGCCTGATGCGCTGGCCGGTACCGAGGCGGCCATTCTGGTTGTGGACCCAGTCACTGACCAGGTTCTTGGTGCCAATCAGAGCGCGGCACGACTACTGGATTGCGATCTGGCAAGTGTGAATAGCCTTAAACCCAGCAAACTGTTTGGTCAAAAGCTACCTTTGCTGATAATCCTGACCGACGAGTGTCTTTCCAGGGGGCATGCATGGACCGATACCCTGGAGATCAGACTCCCTGACCATAGCAACTCCGTGAACGTCGAGGTTTTCCTGTCGCATGCCAGGCATGACGGGCGTGAGGCAGTAGTGCTCATGATTTACCCGCTTAATGTGGTTCGCACACGCCGAGCAAGAGCCGAATATGACCGTCTTCGTGGTACTTCAAGCGATGTTGCAAGCATCGAACGAATCTTCCGCGATCTCAGTAGAGGCAACCAATTGCTGCTGAACGCTGTCGGAGAAGGCATTTACGGTGTCAATGCACGGGGAGAACTAACCTTTCTCAATCCTGCCGGAGAGAGAATGCTTGGCTGGAAAGCAGAAGAGCTGACCGGTCTCATCGCTCACCAAGTGACGCATCACACCCACGAGAACGGAGAAAACTACCCGATCACGGATTGTCCCATTTACGCTGCGTTTCGGGACGGTGCCGTTCACCGCGTGTCTGACGAAGTGTTCTGGAGACGCGATGGCACCTGTTTTCCGGTCGAGTACACCTCAACCCCCATTGAAGATGCCGGGCAGCTCATTGGCGCTGTCGTAGTTTTTCGAGACGTCAGTCAACAGCGCCAAGCAGATCAGAAGTTGCGATCTGCACTGACTGAGGTTGAAGCGCTCACTCGTCGTCTTGAAAAAGAAAATGCCTATTTGCAGGACGAAATCAGAACGCGGCAGGCGTTTGGTGAGATCATTGGCGACAGTGAGCAGATACATAGCATCATCGAAAAAATCCAGCTCGTCGCACCAACGGATTCCAGCGTATTAATTGTCGGGGAGTCGGGCACGGGGAAAGAGCTGATTGCACATGCAATACACTCGGCGAGTGAAAGAAAAGCCCGCCCGCTTATCCGGGTCAATTGCGCAGCCATACCCAGAGACTTGTTCGAGAGCGAGTTTTTCGGCCATCGCAAAGGTGCGTTTACCGGGGCTATAGCAGATCGCACCGGGCGTTTCGAGATGGCAGATGGAGGTACCATATTTCTTGACGAGATCAGTGAAATGCCTATCGATATGCAGGGCAAACTGCTTCGCGTATTGCAGGAGGGGCAGTTCGAGCGTATTGGGGAGACCAGGACAATCAATTCTGATTTTCGCGTAATAGCCGCGACCAATCGCGACTTGAAAGAAGAGGCCAAAGCAAAACGATTTCGCGAAGACCTCTACTACCGAATCGCCGTCTTTCCAATTGAAGCTGTCCCACTAAGAGAGCGACCTCAGGACATCCCTCTGCTTGTACAACATTTCATGAAGGAGTACACCGCAAAACACAATATTCCGCCGAAGAAATGCACCATAGCGGACATGGAGCGACTTCAGCGCTATTCCTGGCCAGGCAATATTCGTGAATTACGCAATGTAGTGGAACATGCCATGATCATTTCACGCTCCAGAAAAATGAGCTTCCCGCTGCTAAACGCTTCGGACTCCAAACTGCCAGCCTTCCAGGGCCTGGCTGCTGAATCGACTCGCAAACAAGAGGTGGTGACCGCCAGGGAGATGGAGGTCAAGGAACGTGAGAATATCATTGCCGCGCTCAAGCTATCGAAAGGCAAGGTGTCAGGGCCTGGAGGAGCCGCAGAAATACTGGGGATCAAGGCGCCGACTCTGTATTCACGCCTCAAACGCTTCAGTATCGACAAGTCAAAACTGTGAGACTCTCAATCCAAGGCAGCTTGATGTACCGCTGCCAACTACCCTCCAGGGGAACAAGCTGGCATTTCTGACCGAGCCGAAAAAACGGGGCGATTCAATGCTGTCGCCAGGTTTATCGCTAAAGCGTTGTCTTTGTATACTTGTGCCCCAGCTGCCTGCGCACCATCTTTTGGCGACAAGCCCATTGGATCCCCAATTTCTTCCGGCGTTAATCCTGTCATATAGGAGTGCGCAGAAACCAGAGTATCATGCAAAAACTCTCGAGCCCCGCCAAGAACAAATGCCCAAAATCCCTCCTCAGCAGCTGTTTCTTGGGCCGCGGGTACGTTTTCAGAAATTGGCGTAGCATCAGCCTAGTTAACATTAGAGGCTGTGACACAGGGCTCAAAATCCAGCCCCAAAGGATCAACATAATCCACCGGATTCGGTGTATACCGGTAACTGTTGAGCCCACCCTTTATCCCGTATGGGTCCGGCGTCAGATACCGTCCGGTGGAGGGATCATAATCCCGGAACCGGTTCTGAACGATCCCGGTCAATTCATCCTCAAACTGCCCCGGTAATCTGAGGAGCTGGTGAATGGCGTTGTTGAGTGTTTCAGGCTGGCAGTTGCCCCAGGCATCGGCGTTGCCCTGCCAGACCTTCTGGCCGTTCTGATCCCACAAACGGACGGGCATCATCCGGTGGTGCGGTGGCTGTCCTGATGGTGTTCCGTGATCTGGCCGAGGTTGTTATAGGCCCAGTGCAGTTTGCGGGCGGCGCAACTGGCGTGGGTGCGACGGCCAAAGGCGTCGTAACGGTACTGGCGGGTGACCGTTTATCTTTCTCCGGCTTGACGAAAAACAATACCCCGTCCGGATTTAGCAGAATACAACGCAACCATGGACTTTACTGGTAAACAGACCTTCTCAGAGCTTCCTGAAAATTTCGCACGAAAAAGCAAACGATCGCCTTCCCAATGCAAGCCATCAACTGCCTTGAATGACAGATCCAGTGTCATTGTGGGGCCGTCAATGTGCGATGTAGGCACAGCCACACCGAACTCATTGACTGCAATTTCCACGTAGGGAAGCTCTCGTTTCTTCATAATTTCTTTAAACATGGTCTGAAACTGAGAGCCCGTTTCGGACTTGAGATCCGGACTGGTTACAGTATTAATGAATCTACGTCTGGCCCACACTGTGCTCAAAAACTGATAAACCCAAATAACCGAGAGCATCAGCAAGAAGAGAGCTAACACCAAGAGCATTTCCATCTGCTATCTCTATTAACCGGTAAATATAATTGCCCTCTCCAAACGCTTGCGGCGTCACATAAAGCTCGTCTCGCTAACGTGGAGATACCTACTGGCGTGACGTCAGAGTCCTCACTCCAACTCCATCATCGTACTGGCGATCATGCTAATAAATGACACCAGCAGCGTAACTTTGGCCAGATACAGAGCAAAAGCCAATGAAACTGGCCATACCAGCCAGCAGAATGCCGTTATGTAGATCCCGAAATAGCCAATCAGAAAATACTTGGTTTGCCGAGCCGATTGATGATGCAGTCGGTTGAAGGACACCGCGCCCAAAATGGTCACGAGGGGAATTAAAACGTCACTTGAAAACATCACAAAAGGGCGCGGACTTCCTTGCAGTTGCAAGTAGTAGCTGAACCCCGTCCCGAATAACGCCATCATCACAGCCACCAACACCAATTTCCAATTAAAACGGCTGTTTCTCAGGTCTTCTCGAATGTCAGTTGGTCCCTGGTCACTGTTCGCGAGTGCGTACCGCCAATTACGCCGTCGCTGAAGCCCGCCCAGGCCACTGGTTGTCCAGACGTGGTGAGTGGCGCTGTCGATGAGGGTGCCGCAAATGAAAACCCGCTCTTTACGATTAAAGAGAAGCTTAAGGTCGCGAAGCGCCGCACGGGCGGCGGGGGTGTCTATGTGGTCTCCCACCTGAATCAGTTCAAAAATAATCGCGATGGGTTGATTCTTTTTTCTTTTGGCTTTGCGGTTTCGTTTGGGGGCATTCTCCAGCAGACTTGCATCCTCTTCGTCCGCAGCGACTTTTTCCAGTTCTTCCCTGAAAGATTTCCCAGCAAGAATCAATTGCTCACGGGTTAGTCCGGGTGATATGGGGCCGTCGATAAACAAGCCAACCTTGATACCCAACCCGCTCATCTTAGTCACTATTCGAGAACAGAAAGGTTTCAACATGCGCAGAGAGGGCACCACAATACCAACCATGATGGGCTCCCCATCCACCTCTGCAATGTCCGCGAAATCCGGTAATGGCCCACCTATTAACGGAGCTGTATTGAAGTGACGTGCATGCGCGTCAAGATACTGCAACAATAATTCATCACTAGCTTCGTCATCGGTTTCGGCTTCGGCTTCGATCTGCGCCAGTAACGCCTCTTCGTTTGGGAGCATAGGCACTTCATCCGTATCGAGCACGATATCCCAGAACTGCTCGACTATGGATCGCTGAACAAGGCGATCGATCAAATGAGACATTGTCACATTCCTTTGTAGATAGTTGCTCATCCCGCCCTGTATGTCTTATGGATCAGGTGTCAGATACTGCCCCGGCAGCTTCAAAGACCTGTAGATGTTACTGTCGAGCGTTTCCAGTTGGCATTTGCACTACCCCCCGGACCTTTTGATCATCCTGATCTCACTACCGAAAGGACATCGTTCGATGGGTATTCCCCCCATTTTAAGAGGACATCAAAAGTAGCGTTCAGGCCACCATGGCCAATTTCTGTTGTGGGGTAATGCCTCCGAGGGCCATGTTGGGCCGTTCATTATTGTAGGTCCATAGCCGCTGCGTTGCATATTCCTGAACCTCTTCAATCGAGTGGAACAGGTATTGGGCCAGCCAGTCATAACGTACGGTGCAGTTGTAACGCTCGATATACGAATTCTTCTGCGGGTTGCCGGGCTGAATAAAGACCAGTGTAATATCGTGCCTCTTAGCCCAGGCGGCCAAGGTGGCACTGATGTATTCCGGGCCATTGTCGCAGCGAATTTGCATGGGCTTTCCCCGCCACTCGATGATCTGATCCAAAGCCCGGATAACACGCTCAGAGGGCAGTGACAGGTCTACTTCAACGCCCAAGCCTTCCCGGTTGTAATCATCGATCACATTGAACAGCCGGTAACTTCGGCCATCTTCTAACTGGTCGTGCATGAAGTCCGTGGACCAACTGATGTTGATGGCCGTAGGCACCGCCAATGGCTCGGGTTTCTCGCGTATTAGTCGTTTACGGGACTTGATACGTAGGTTCAGCTCCAGTTCCCGGTAGATCCGGTAAACGCGCTTGTGGTTCCAGGGGTAACCCTTCACGTTGCGCAGGTACAGAAAACACAGGCCAAAGCCCCAGTTTCTCTGGTTATGGGTTAAGCGCACCAACAGATCCGCGATCTCGGCATTTTCACTGCTGAGCTTAGCCCGGTAACGGTAGCAGGACTCACTGATACTGAAGACCTCGCAGGCCTGGCGAATGCTACAACGAGCAGCGGCAACGGCTTTGTGTGCCATCTCACGGCGGAGGGTTGGCTTTACCACTTTCCCTCAAGAGCTTCCTTGCGCAACTCAGACTTGAGCCGTTCTTCGGCATACATCTTCTTCAGCCGCCGGTTCTCATCCTCAAGCTCTTTCATACGCTTGATCATGGAGGTATCCATGCCGCCAAATTTGGCTCGCCACTTATAAAAGCTGACACTGCTCATGCCGTGTTCGCGGCATAGCTCCGGAACGGACACACCGCTCTCGGCTTGCTTCAAGATCGCCATGATTTGGCTATCGGAAAAACATGACGTCTTCATGCAGAATCTCCCTGCGTTTAGCTTACGGAAAATTCTACTTTTGAGCACCTCGGTTTTTCGGGGGGATTACCGTACCACTGCAGCTGCCCTCTAGGGCGACAAGCTTGTATGCACAGGTCCATCCGACACCATCACCGGCGGCTCAGCCAGTGTTTTTATCAACGGCAAAGCCGTTGCCCGGATGGGCGATGAAACAGCCCATGGTGGCAGGATTATCGCCGGAAATCCGACGGTGCTTATTGGTTAAAAGGGAACTGCCTCCACCTTTTGACCTGCACCAAGATTTATGACTTCACAAAAAAAGGCGGGGCTGCCAAGTGTGAATTGACTTTCTATTGGAACAAGCTAAATCAACTCAGCAGATCCCTTGATACATTTCCATTTAAAATAAATTCCCTGACGATAGCTTTTACCACAACAGGCTCCTCACAAATTAGCTTCGAATCCCACTCATTACCGAGAACAGAGATCATTTCAGCGTTTTTCAACTCACTTTTAAAAGTACGAACAACATAATCATCGCAGGTGTTTTCACCCAATGAAATAATAGATTTACCGCCCTCGGTTTGAACTTGTAAACTTTCAGGGCCTATTTCATCACCATCAAGCACATCTATAGTCACCGACCCTGACTTATCTAAAATCAAATCAAGTACTTCTAGAACGTTCTCCAGCTGCACATCATTAGTGCTACCGCCCTGCGCACTATCGCCATGTCCAATTACCCAAGAAAATGACAACATCATTTCGCCTTTTTCAGAGATTTCATACCAGGTTTCCAATATAGAATATTTCCAGTTGCTTCCTCGTACACCGTCAATGATTTCAGCTTAGCTTTTTTAGCC
This window encodes:
- a CDS encoding sigma 54-interacting transcriptional regulator — translated: MAQTPDTGLWPDALAGTEAAILVVDPVTDQVLGANQSAARLLDCDLASVNSLKPSKLFGQKLPLLIILTDECLSRGHAWTDTLEIRLPDHSNSVNVEVFLSHARHDGREAVVLMIYPLNVVRTRRARAEYDRLRGTSSDVASIERIFRDLSRGNQLLLNAVGEGIYGVNARGELTFLNPAGERMLGWKAEELTGLIAHQVTHHTHENGENYPITDCPIYAAFRDGAVHRVSDEVFWRRDGTCFPVEYTSTPIEDAGQLIGAVVVFRDVSQQRQADQKLRSALTEVEALTRRLEKENAYLQDEIRTRQAFGEIIGDSEQIHSIIEKIQLVAPTDSSVLIVGESGTGKELIAHAIHSASERKARPLIRVNCAAIPRDLFESEFFGHRKGAFTGAIADRTGRFEMADGGTIFLDEISEMPIDMQGKLLRVLQEGQFERIGETRTINSDFRVIAATNRDLKEEAKAKRFREDLYYRIAVFPIEAVPLRERPQDIPLLVQHFMKEYTAKHNIPPKKCTIADMERLQRYSWPGNIRELRNVVEHAMIISRSRKMSFPLLNASDSKLPAFQGLAAESTRKQEVVTAREMEVKERENIIAALKLSKGKVSGPGGAAEILGIKAPTLYSRLKRFSIDKSKL
- a CDS encoding IS3 family transposase (programmed frameshift) — translated: MKTSCFSDSQIMAILKQAESGVSVPELCREHGMSSVSFYKWRAKFGGMDTSMIKRMKELEDENRRLKKMYAEERLKSELRKEALEGKVVKPTLRREMAHKAVAAARCSIRQACEVFSISESCYRYRAKLSSENAEIADLLVRLTHNQRNWGFGLCFLYLRNVKGYPWNHKRVYRIYRELELNLRIKSRKRLIREKPEPLAVPTAINISWSTDFMHDQLEDGRSYRLFNVIDDYNREGLGVEVDLSLPSERVIRALDQIIEWRGKPMQIRCDNGPEYISATLAAWAKRHDITLVFIQPGNPQKNSYIERYNCTVRYDWLAQYLFHSIEEVQEYATQRLWTYNNERPNMALGGITPQQKLAMVA
- the cynS gene encoding cyanase yields the protein MRNLKAEILASKAEQKLSWEAIGEHLGMSPVFVCSACMGMNSFPVEKAKSLCDLLGLGGEAVALLVAPPAKDWDRDVPTDPCIYRLYEIVGVYGETLKALIHEKFGDGIMSAIDFEMELGKIESEKGDRVQITMSGKYLAYNRW
- a CDS encoding ClpXP protease specificity-enhancing factor SspB; its protein translation is MEMLLVLALFLLMLSVIWVYQFLSTVWARRRFINTVTSPDLKSETGSQFQTMFKEIMKKRELPYVEIAVNEFGVAVPTSHIDGPTMTLDLSFKAVDGLHWEGDRLLFRAKFSGSSEKVCLPVKSMVALYSAKSGRGIVFRQAGER
- a CDS encoding RHS repeat-associated core domain-containing protein, which produces MMPVRLWDQNGQKVWQGNADAWGNCQPETLNNAIHQLLRLPGQFEDELTGIVQNRFRDYDPSTGRYLTPDPYGIKGGLNSYRYTPNPVDYVDPLGLDFEPCVTASNVN
- a CDS encoding DUF6911 family protein, whose protein sequence is METWYEISEKGEMMLSFSWVIGHGDSAQGGSTNDVQLENVLEVLDLILDKSGSVTIDVLDGDEIGPESLQVQTEGGKSIISLGENTCDDYVVRTFKSELKNAEMISVLGNEWDSKLICEEPVVVKAIVREFILNGNVSRDLLS